One window from the genome of Corynebacterium sp. SCR221107 encodes:
- a CDS encoding MarR family transcriptional regulator has product MFAIHARYRGRERRRADFVRQSARALSTLPDVSEFDVVGVEDIRAIIYTPEAMCDTTMALLAAGDWAVGLAVLVDDGLPDKAIATEQVLNLASTTLGAHARSGQVKVGVKRGNRKDPAWSADIQAAFTMLAHILSKRTAEGREATSLVRSGMNQNEAAAELGISKQAMSQRLQAAGWQAEMAGYRLAISLLNRVGTS; this is encoded by the coding sequence TGCGTCAGTCGGCGCGCGCATTATCCACGCTTCCCGACGTTTCCGAGTTCGATGTGGTCGGGGTCGAAGACATCCGCGCCATCATTTACACTCCGGAGGCCATGTGCGACACCACCATGGCGCTTCTTGCCGCTGGAGATTGGGCCGTCGGGCTCGCCGTTTTGGTCGACGATGGGCTACCTGACAAAGCCATCGCCACCGAGCAGGTCCTGAATCTGGCCAGCACCACTCTCGGCGCGCATGCGCGCAGCGGTCAGGTCAAAGTAGGAGTCAAGCGCGGCAACCGGAAGGATCCCGCGTGGAGTGCCGACATTCAGGCTGCTTTCACCATGTTGGCCCATATATTGTCAAAGCGCACCGCCGAAGGCCGTGAGGCTACTTCCTTGGTGCGCTCTGGAATGAATCAAAACGAGGCCGCCGCCGAGCTGGGAATTTCCAAGCAAGCTATGAGCCAGCGTCTTCAGGCCGCCGGTTGGCAGGCGGAGATGGCCGGTTATCGCTTGGCCATCTCCTTGCTCAATCGAGTGGGCACGTCTTAG
- a CDS encoding SPFH domain-containing protein — protein MSFGLIAVVALLVLIVAIVARTIVLIPQGEAAVIERLGSYTRTVSGGITLLIPFIDRVRQRVDTRERVVSFPPQAVITQDNLTVAIDTVVTFQINDAAKAIYGVDNYIVGVEQISVATLRDVVGGMTLEETLTSREVINRRLRGELDAATTKWGLRISRVELKAIDPPPSIQQSMEMQMKADREKRAMILTAEGRRESDIRTAEGEKQAKILAAEGEKHAAILAAEAERQATILRAEGERAAKYLQAQGEARAIQKVNEAIAASHLTPEVLAYQYLDKLPKMAEGQASTMWMIPSQFSDSLEQFARSFADKGADGVFRYEPAPKHAAVSLEEDNHEDWFKTESDPEIAAAVAAANAVANKPVEDPA, from the coding sequence ATGAGCTTTGGCTTGATCGCCGTTGTGGCGTTGCTCGTACTTATTGTCGCCATCGTGGCGCGCACGATTGTCCTTATTCCCCAGGGAGAGGCGGCCGTTATCGAACGCCTCGGAAGCTATACCCGGACGGTCTCAGGCGGCATAACGCTGCTCATCCCGTTCATCGACAGAGTCCGCCAGCGGGTGGACACGCGCGAACGCGTGGTGTCCTTCCCACCTCAGGCGGTCATCACCCAGGACAACCTGACAGTCGCCATCGACACGGTTGTCACCTTCCAGATCAATGATGCTGCGAAGGCCATCTACGGTGTCGACAACTACATCGTCGGTGTTGAGCAAATCTCCGTGGCCACGCTGCGCGACGTGGTCGGTGGAATGACGCTCGAGGAAACCCTGACCTCCCGAGAAGTCATCAACCGACGCCTTCGCGGCGAGCTCGATGCCGCGACCACCAAGTGGGGCTTGCGCATCAGCCGAGTAGAGCTCAAGGCCATCGATCCGCCACCATCGATTCAGCAGTCGATGGAAATGCAGATGAAAGCCGACCGCGAAAAGCGCGCCATGATCCTGACCGCCGAGGGACGCAGGGAATCGGACATTCGCACCGCCGAGGGCGAAAAACAAGCAAAGATTTTGGCCGCCGAAGGTGAAAAGCATGCGGCTATTCTTGCCGCCGAGGCCGAGCGCCAGGCAACCATCCTGCGGGCAGAAGGTGAGCGAGCAGCAAAATACCTGCAGGCTCAAGGTGAGGCCCGAGCGATCCAGAAGGTCAATGAAGCCATCGCGGCCTCGCATCTTACGCCTGAGGTATTGGCCTACCAGTACCTGGATAAATTGCCCAAGATGGCCGAGGGGCAGGCATCCACAATGTGGATGATCCCCAGCCAGTTCTCCGACTCACTCGAGCAGTTTGCTCGGTCCTTTGCCGACAAGGGTGCCGACGGGGTCTTCCGCTACGAACCGGCACCTAAGCACGCCGCGGTTTCGCTTGAGGAGGACAACCACGAAGATTGGTTTAAGACCGAATCGGATCCGGAGATCGCAGCCGCTGTGGCCGCGGCCAACGCCGTGGCAAACAAGCCGGTGGAAGACCCAGCCTAA
- a CDS encoding NfeD family protein, whose amino-acid sequence MGALIWLIVALVLAAAELLVGELTLLMLGVAALVVSGVALFDIPLWAEVVIFGVSSLGTLALLKPALRKRMHTTKVLDTSPNSLIGTKAQVLESTDFNGGQVRLDGSIWSARALSHTDNFAPGEVVQVVEIDGTTAVVWKGA is encoded by the coding sequence GTGGGAGCACTTATTTGGTTAATCGTTGCATTAGTACTTGCGGCTGCGGAGTTGCTCGTCGGTGAATTGACGTTGCTCATGCTTGGCGTGGCAGCGCTCGTGGTCAGCGGCGTGGCTTTATTTGATATCCCCTTATGGGCGGAGGTCGTGATCTTCGGCGTCTCCTCCCTGGGTACTCTCGCATTGCTCAAACCGGCACTACGCAAGCGTATGCACACCACCAAGGTTCTAGACACCTCGCCAAACTCCCTCATTGGTACGAAGGCGCAGGTTCTAGAAAGCACTGACTTCAACGGTGGCCAAGTCCGGCTCGACGGAAGCATTTGGTCGGCACGAGCCTTATCCCACACCGACAACTTCGCACCCGGCGAGGTCGTCCAAGTCGTTGAAATCGATGGCACAACTGCGGTTGTGTGGAAAGGAGCATAA
- a CDS encoding DUF3097 domain-containing protein: MTFRDPYSGDILKGHARNVPATYPKVPAEPGLVAEVLADGYVGAVVGFEKTYDGEFIRLEDRHGTQRLFKLREGAFLIDGQRVTLTRYVPTKDPAQQRSKSGSRRVAHVEAKVAAPFRIWVEGIHDAAIVEKIWGHDLRVEGVVVEYLEGLDNLPARLAEFQPGPGRRIGVLADHLVTGSKETRLTESVGPDVLVTGHPFIDIWAAVKPERLGLRAWPEIPYGQDWKTGMCQRLGWGDTREGWNRVYNAVTSFRDLDSTLIGAVERLVDFVTTPELSKEDLL, encoded by the coding sequence ATGACTTTTCGCGACCCATACTCCGGCGACATCCTCAAAGGACATGCCCGAAATGTCCCCGCAACCTACCCCAAGGTTCCGGCCGAACCCGGCCTCGTTGCCGAAGTGCTTGCCGACGGCTACGTTGGCGCTGTCGTGGGATTCGAGAAAACCTACGACGGCGAGTTCATTCGGCTTGAAGACAGGCACGGAACTCAGCGACTGTTCAAGCTTCGCGAGGGTGCCTTTCTCATCGACGGCCAAAGGGTCACGCTGACCCGCTATGTGCCCACAAAAGACCCGGCGCAGCAGCGCTCGAAGTCCGGTTCTCGAAGAGTTGCGCACGTGGAGGCAAAAGTTGCCGCGCCGTTTCGCATTTGGGTCGAAGGCATCCATGACGCTGCCATCGTGGAGAAAATCTGGGGGCATGACCTGCGGGTGGAAGGCGTCGTCGTGGAATATCTCGAAGGTCTCGACAATCTGCCAGCCCGGCTGGCGGAATTTCAGCCCGGACCAGGTCGCCGCATCGGGGTGCTCGCTGACCACCTGGTGACGGGTTCGAAAGAGACTCGGCTGACCGAATCGGTGGGGCCGGACGTGTTGGTCACCGGACACCCCTTCATCGACATTTGGGCGGCGGTCAAGCCGGAGCGATTGGGGTTGCGCGCCTGGCCGGAGATCCCCTACGGGCAGGATTGGAAGACGGGAATGTGTCAGCGCCTGGGCTGGGGGGATACCCGGGAGGGGTGGAACCGGGTCTACAACGCAGTCACCAGCTTCCGTGATCTCGATTCCACACTCATTGGCGCCGTGGAAAGGCTCGTCGACTTCGTCACCACCCCGGAGCTGTCCAAAGAGGATCTCCTTTAA